ATCATACTTCATCGAGTATGTCGACTAAAAGTCCCTAATCATTGgcatttttctttatccCTTTGTGGAAAGAAAATTCGCCGAATAACCATTTGCACCATCCCATCAAATCATCCTTAAACTGACTAAATACCTCCATGCTAATAACCTTTAGACACAAAGCTTGATATTTAGTTTTCTCTTTATTCATCATCCCCAATATAATCTCCTGCAATTCTTTCTCATCACAAGTCGCAAATAGCGAATCTTTAATTCCACAACCACCTTCAAGTATACTATCCTGCACTGTGCTTATTTTATCTTGAAATCTATTTATGCTCCGCTCTACATCTCTTActcttctttcaagaaccTTAACATTATAAGCCAGTTTTGAACTCAAAGAGTTAATTTCTTCCATATCGTTCTCTAGTAAAGCTTGATCATGACCGACTTTCCACTTAGCATCATCTAGCGTTTTCAGATTTGAATAGTAAGTCTTATGCTCTTGCAATATCGATTTGAATTTATCACTGAACTTGGAACACTCTCTCATTAActcctcatcttcataGCAGATATCCTCTTCAATCACATTTTCTGAAAAGCTTTCCAGCTGAGGGCCATTTGGATCTTCTAATCTTTCAGTTCTCATTATATCCCGAGCAATTTTAACCGCCGATGAATCAAATGGTAAGTCCCATACTTCTAATCCATCCTGAATACAACTTATTGAACCAGCTCTGTGTCTCACGGAAGCCAGAGGTTCGTATCCAACAGCAAATGTgtgatatttttgatatgtCTCAGCTTTCATGAAGGGAAAGGAATTCCTTCTGAAGTACTCATTTCTATAACTTTGATTGGTATCATTCATGCGCATAAACTTTCCAACATCATAATTGCATAACATTGACGATATAGATTCATTTGAACTTGCGATTTCCGTTACTTGTGGTATATCTGGGattttttcatcatctatCCACTCTCTTTCTTCCACAAATATTATATCAGACTcctttttctgtttcttcaactcCTCTTTAAGCTCCCTTCTTTGTTTGCATAATGCTGTTTGTTTCTCTAGTTCTGTCTCTAAATCACCATTCTCATATGTGAAATTAGCAAACTCATTTCTCTTCCAGAGATAGCTATTATCTCTCTTTCCATTTTTGGTTTTCCAGAGCCAGCCAAGAGAACCACAATGTACGTTTTTGATAAGGTTGTCTAAATCGGTTGTTAACACATCATTTGAGAGCTGCCTAAAATTACCGTTACCCTTAATGTCATGAACAGCAGATTTGACCACTTTGTGGAACTTAAACAAATCTCTGTTCGTTTCTTTGTTTGTCACAGcaaataatttttgtatAGTCAGCAAATCGAGATACGTACGCTCTTCTTCTCTGACAAGATTGtacttcttttgaaatgtGTAAATACCagtgaaaaattcttcttcatcaaaggGATCCTTAGAGGAAATACAATCTTCAAGCATTAGtttgaagaaacaacaaaGCACAAAGCTGAACAAAGACGCTACAGTAGTGGGTCCTAATATTGCCTCATTTTTAGGTTTTTCAATACCCAGATATATCTTACCATAACTATCCCACCAATTTTCTATGGCTTTCTTCGTTTCTTCACATAGTAAACCATCTTTATAAGGGCAACCTTCGAACATGTTGAAGTAGTTTAAAGATATCTGTACCAGGGTTATTAGTTCTGCGACAGGACAGTACATATGTTGGTCGTAGTGAGAAGCCATCTTCACCAAATGCAGTGCTTGTCCCAGGGTCTTCTTATCATTATGATGGCTGCTATCTGCGGCACCATTCTGTGGAGTTGTATCGCTTGAACCTGGCGCACTATCTTGTGGGAAATGGTCCATAGATATCTTAAACAGCTGGGCGAATTTACCCACTGCAGCACTGGAGGGACCGCGCAAGAGCAGGGCTGACCTTCCGCCACAGTGTAACCGTTTAAGATCGTAGTTGACTTTGAAGTTCTTCCACGCCTCCCGCTGGTCACCCGTGTCAACGTGCAGTATATTCAGGTTAGACGGGATGGTAGACAGCTCTGTAACAAAGACTATGCCTTTATCTCGCACCATGGGCTTACagaatttcaataattgGTCATGGTAAGCCTTGAATTCGGGGGGCCACAGGCTGGGCTCCCTGGGAAGCAGCACCCGCACGGCAAATATAGAGTCCTGAGAGTTACCAGTGTACGTGGTTATCAGCGTGGAAAGCTTCCGCACAGCGGCCCACTGCTCAACAATGTATATATCAAAGCCTTCCAGCTGAATCTCTGAGTAGTTCAGCTCACGGCACCGGTCGATGTGTAACTTGTAAAGAGCCCTGCAGTCAGGGAAGATGAAACTCACCAGCTCATGCTTGGCCTCCGACGTCAGCGAGTTGTGACTCTGCAAACTCTCGTAGGACTTCGCACGCACGTCCATAGGCGCTAGTGTCTGAGATTCCATTACCCGCTACCAACTCCGACTAAAATACAAACCTAAAACACGATTCAAACAGCTAGAACGCCCTCCCACCTCTCCTATATATCTAATCAAGAATAAAGAATCCTGTTTGATGCAAGATTCCGATTTAcagatttcaagaaattttaCTGAGAGAAATTACGTCATTCTGTTCCCCCCATTGTATCCTCGAAGGGTCTGCACGATGCATCTGGCAaatttttcctttgatTGCACTTGCACAGAACATTCCGTACAAGATacatcaattttttgaattgcttttttctATTGTCACTTTGTTGCTGTTCTCTCGAGCGGTCCTTGGGCTGAAAACCATAATACGGCTTAGCCAAAGGCATCAAGAGAAGTATTTTGTAGGTTGGGACCCTGATAACTTGGGgctgttctttttttattgagaAACTTGCATTGCTTGAGAGTGGTAGAGGCTATGTCTGAGACGGAGAAGACGCTGGAAGATTTGCGAGCTAAGATCATTCAGTCGATGGGTGGTAAGCCCTCTGGTGCTGGAACTGGTACTGGTGCTGGTACCGGTGCTGGAACTGGTGCTGGTACTGGGAGTGGAACTGGTGAGTCGCGGATGGAGCGGGACAAGGGTGGTCGCTCTGACATGTCTCGACAGGATCATGGGAGAAGTACGCGGTATAGCAACGAGAGGAGGGGAAACTACCAGAATGCGGCACAgtataacaataatatgaGCCGTGATGACTACTACCAGACCCAGAGATATAGTAGGAATGCGCAAAGGAATCCTATCCATCAATACGGTGGATATAGACAAACGCAAAACCACGGTCAGAACCCAAACCATAACCAAAACTACAGGTACCAGAACCAACCACAACAATACACCAACCAAAACCAGAGAAATAGGTATAACAATGGTAATCCACAACCCAACAGTGTGCACAAACCACCCCACCATCAAACCAAAAAGGTAGCAAACCTGGATGACCCCATTTTCAGGAATATTACAAAGAACAGAGCTGCATGCCACATTGTTATTGAAATAGATGGGAAACAAGACATAGAAAAGATCATAACGTTGCAGAAGCTTTTGCTAACAAAGATTGAACAGTTATTAGAGTCTCAAGACTTCCTcaaagatttttttttgaaacctgtttcttttcatgATATAGAAGAACTGGAGTCCAAGGCAGTTTTGCACCTAGAGACCTCAGAGCCAGAACAAGCGTCTTTAATTATAGCGTGCCACAAATTCCTCGTCAGTCAATTAAATGAACAACAGACTATAACAATTACTAGACCAGAAAACTACATTGCTACAAATGACAgaatcaacaaaatatgTAACAAAGATACCTTGTGCGTTGAGAACGTTGAAACTGGTGGAAGCACAAAGCAAGAGATACTCGCGAACTTGAAAGCACCAAAATCTGGTGACTTTGATTTCATGGAGccaatattttataaaGATAGCgataatgatgatattaaatttaCCAAACTTATATTGGTTTTACTCAAAAATAGTGGTTCTGAGTCCACTATTGATTGGAAACTGAACGGCCAGAGTGTTGAAACTTATAAGATCAACGACAATAGGGGATTATTTCAACCAATTGAAGAACTGCAATTTGATACCTTACCAAAATTAGCTACAAGTGAAGGCAGGAAACCGAATGaaacaataatattgttAAACTGCATAGACCCTATGGAactgaaagagaaaaaaaatatagcTGAACTAAAGGAATCACTAAAAGAGATACTTAACTTTGAAAACTATGAATTGCAGGTAGCTATACCAAGTGTAGACTACCGTATTAACATTGACCATATTAAAGAATTAGCCGGAACTGTTTTTATCAAGTTTCAAAACGAAGGCGATGCCACTAGTGCTCTAAACGAACTCTCAGgcaaaaaatttaatggCCGAACTATTCTAGGAACCTATGCTATGCAATCAGATATTGAGACACCTGGACTACACATTGAGTAAAAGGGATCACTACTGGATTGTTATTACGACAAACGCATTTAAAGTGCAGGCACAGTTTGTTATTAAACATAACCTAAATCGAATCAATAAGATTGTTGTATACTATAATTTACATTGCAATTGCAATTACCTCTTGCTACTATATAAATGCAAAGTTGGTGTGTATGTACTATAACATTTACATTATTACTACATCTATTTGTTGAAATCTATTGCATATATCAtcaactttttttgttacttTTTCACGCTCACACAGCGAaactgaaattttgaaaaatagcAATGAGGGCCCTATTAAAAGCAGTTTCAAGCAGTAACAAGACAGTAACTTTGTCAAGAAGGCCCATAACTTTAAGAGTCTAAGCATTGCTGAACTATTTATGATTACAGAGCATAAGATAATATAATCTGTGCAATTTAGACATTCCAATTTACTTCATAATCATAACACGGTGAATAAGTTAGTGAACATTGACAACAGATATGAGCGTTGCTACAGCAGAACATGCAAACCATAGTCCAGAACAATCAGCCCAGCCAATTTCTGATGGAAGTGCGGGCGCAAAAGGAGATAATATTGGAGAGAGGAGAAGGAGACGtagcagaagaagaagaccaCGGTTTAATTTTGTGAAAGAGATGGCTGTTTCTGGTACTGTTTATGATACCATCACCTCTATAGAATATCttaatttcaaatatgGACTAAGGAAGTCTCATTACATCAAGAAATTTGTTAGATGCATTCATAGGAAGATCAACGAGGATGTTAGTAGAATAAGCGATGAGATTGTCGAAATGTTAAGTCCATGGgtcaaaatcaaattattCCTTCTATTGGTAACATTATCAGAAAGAGGAGGACCCGAATATTGGtttgataaaaatgaagCCGACAAAGATCAGAAAGATACGGAGAAGGATGGAAGTCCTGAAGCAGAAGGCAATAATGATCAGACTGAAGGTCAAAATGAGGAAAATAAATCGAAAATAGATAATGCTACGTCAGGTAAATCAAAAGAtgatacaaaaaaattaatcaataaaaaaactaaaatgAAACTACTACCAACTTTAACTGAACAAATCATGcaacaaaatatcaacCTTGAATTCACTGAGGAAACCTATGATGAAAATTACATATTTTCATCTATATGGGCCAATTTCATGGAAGGCttaataaattattatctgGAGAAAGTCATTGTTCCACATTCCGAAATGAAAGTTTGTCAACAGCTTTATAAGCCAATGATGAAgattatttcattatacAATGAGTATAATGAGCTGATGGAAAAAAGTGAACGTAATGGTTTCCTCCCCAAATCAAATGGATTGGAAGATCTAGAAACGGAGAATTCAGAAGACCAAGAAAAAACGAAGAAAGAAGCTGCTGATGAGATTGAAGAACTTAGTGCAAACTTGCAGAATATTAATCTCAACAACGCCGATAATGTTGTTGCACAAGAGAGATTACAAAGAGCACAAAAGCTACTATGGCAAGCTAGACAAGATATCCCTAAAACTATCAGCAAAGAGTTGACATTATTATCGGAAATGTACTCCACGTTATCAGCGGATGAACAAGATTATGAATTAGATGAATTTGTGTGTTGTGCTGAAGAGTATATCGAACTTGAATACCTACCCAATCTAGTGGATGTATTATTTGCTAATTGCGGCACGAATAATTTCTGGAAAATAATGCTTGTTCTTGAACCATTCTTTTACTATATTGAGGAAGTTAACGGCCATGAAGATacagaagatgatgagTTCGAAGAGAGATACATCACTGATACTGATGGTGCTAGTGGACCCGCCAGACAGAGTTTTAAACCTGATCCTAGGGTAATCACACTCGAAAAAATTTGCGAAGTTGCTGCTCGACAAAAATGGATTTAATGAATATCAATTAATTGCACTATTTATAGTTTAAATTATTGCatataaaattaaattattgcatataaaattaaattattatattgttCATATATTATTCAAAGCTACTAAGCAGTAACTTTAAGCTTAGAACGATGGAGCGTAGATATTTTATCATATATTCATAAATAAACAAAGTCACTACAAATGcaataaattgaaaatcGTGAAGTAAGTTAGTTGGGTATTTAGTATGCAAAAAAGACCTAACTCTGTTTATCAGTCTTTTGGAAGGTTGGAAGCTCACTGTATTTATGATTCTTGAACTTTTTGAATCCCTTCATATCAGAGATTTTACCTAAAACACGGTgcttctttttcatttcctGCATTGTAATATCCGAGAAATCTCTGTTACCCTTATTCAGATACAAAAAGAAGTACATGAATACCAAGGCAACAACAACTAATGTTGGAATAGTTAAAGCAACATAGTACCAAGTATCATCACTGATACCTGCATCTTCCAATCTCAGTTCATCCTTGGTCTTCTTGGCCACCTTGGTTCCCTTGATGAGATAAAGTAATACACCGTGCTCGAGAGGATCAAACTCATCATCTGGAATATAGTCTGGTTGAATAGAGATAACAACACGACGTTCATATTCTTTGCCTAACCAATCGTTTTCGGGTTCAATAGCGTAAAGACCATCGACATTATGGAACCATTCAGAAGTGTAAAAAGTGGCTGGAAGAGCTCTTCTGTGATAACCTTTCTCGCGGGCCTTTTCCTTAACATATGAGATATGTAGACGAACTTTATCAGCCACTTTTCCTGTGGTAGGCTCTTCGAAGAACTTCGTAAACCAAGTGACAAAATATGTTGAACCGACTTTAAATCTGGAGTTTTCCTTAGGAGTACAGAATGGACCTTCAACAATATCTTGTTTCTTATTGACATAACGGTTTGGAGTACATCTGATAACGGGGTTCAAGGATACATAGGTATCGTCCTCATCCAACCagacttcttcttcataaaCATCGTTTGGATCCATATTATGAGCCTTCAGTTCATCATAAGTGTATTTGTGAATGGTGGCGGTCTTGAAGTAGGTGGAATAATCAGGGCGACCCTTTCTGGTATGCCCATTCTTGATTTCAGGCTTGATAGTTTTTGGTCTACCATCCTTTTGTAAAGAAACCCAAGGCAGTAAAGGATCAGGAGTAGCCAATGGCTTGGCGGAAAATGTAACACCAGCAATAACCGTAGGTGTAACAATTTCAACCTTAGTCGAGTAAACTGTACGGATCCATGGTTTTGGTTCCTCAGACGTTGTCTCCTTCTCCTTTGGATGGATTACAGGTCTGTAACCTAAAACCGGTTGCAATAGCAACAGGGACAGCAAAAAAGACACAAATTCTAACATCGTTCTTTTTGGCTTGCTAACCTAACAAATTCAATAGAGAAATAAGCGCTCACTAACAGAATACCAATCCTTATTTCTCCTATTTCTAAGTACCAAAACTAGCTTTGATAATCGACCAGATTATGAATTTCAGgattttattgtttttcttttgttttgacttttttttcactctcAAATACCGAAGAAAACTCCGTAGAAGAAGGATCTTTTGAGCGAATTTCTGATCAGAAAACGTCAACATTCCAGTTCACCACTcaaatgcgatgagcttcgAAGCCAACAGTGCAGATTACTTATTATATTGTGTTATTTTGGACTATATTAGTTCATTATAGATTATATTGGTAGTGGAGATGGTGAAGTGAGCCGCATGGCAGGCCTACGAGCCGGCCTCAGGTTCGTTCTTTGGCTTGACTGTGTTTAGACTAAACCCTTTCTTTAACGGCTTTGGTTGAAATGAATCCTGGGAAGTAATTGTGGTCATGCTGCTAGTAGAGACTTTGCGACCTCCCCAAAAGTTGCCAGTTTTCGAGGAAGATGATACAAACCCCCACGATTTAGATTGGCCGTCAGACTCATCTATGGGCAACATTGTATTTATTGAGGAAGAACTTACCGATCCCTTCCTTGGTGAGCTCTCAGTAGAACTAATCACTACAGAGTCTCTTAGTTTGGCTTCGAGAATCTTGATCTTTTCTTGTTGTGACTTAGATATATTCGATAACGCTTCGAGTTCTTTCTTAAGAATACCATTACTCTTCAGTATATCTTGTGTAGaactttcttgattttgtaattgttcGACTAATCGGGAGTTCATTGTTTCCAATGTTCGTATCTTAGCGTCTTTGATCTCGCCATCTCCTTTCAAGATAGAGTTCTCATGCAATTGACCCTCCAGTTCTAGTTGCAACTGAGCAACACTTTCACATTTCTCCATCAAAGTTTGAATGATCTTTTTGGTATCCTCAGACTCCTTGGGATCAATGTTATTGAACAACTGTGTCATCGTCTCTAATTGTTCTCTTAGTTTCTTTATCTCATCATTCTTCTCTACAATCTCGGTTTCTAGCTCCTCAGTCACCTTTGCCTTCTTAACAGTGTCCGCTAGTTTATTAAGCTCAGATTCTAATAGGGTTATCTTTTGATCataattattttctataaCCTTCATATTATCGATCAAAAGATCAAGCGTCTTTTTGGAGTTCAAACCGGTAACGTCTGCCCTTACAAAATTTAGAATATTTTGCAACTGAACACCAAATCGTAGAGTGGCGATAGTCTCCTCATGGTGCGATTTATCATCGAAACAATTTAACACAACACGGGTGCGAGAGTTACCACCCAAAGCTTCTTGTATTAAGCCAGTTAACTGTGAGTCCTTGTATGGTACTCGCTGCAAATCTGAACTATTAACACTTGGAACCAACTTGTTTTCTATATATAGGTGGTTCTTCTGTTGGTTTTGAAGCACAGAATTGACCACACTTTCCAAGTTGGAAATCGAGAGATTCAgcttttttatattctctaCACCTAACTTCTGGTCCACGTCCTTTTCAAATCTGTTAGAACCGCAAAGATCCGCAAACATTATATTCGATGAAGTGATCGTCCCGTGTACTCTATCTAATTGTTCAACAGAGCATCTGATAACAACATGCGAAGTCGATCTTTTACTAtccatcttcttttcagaCGCTTCCTTATTATCCTGTATCAGTTTCATTACTCTATCAAACTCTTTGATactatttatatattcattattgGCTTCCTGGTAATATAGCCCAAACTTCTTAGTTTCGTGGTGCGACTTTAACGGCTTCCTATCATCTGCAGAATGTAACATGTCATACACCTTCTCCAAAGAGATTTCTAAAGcagaaatttgaatatttacTATTGTATTCTGATCTTTCTCTAattctctctttttttgtataatGTCCTGAAACGTGAGTGCAATAATACCGTCAGAATCTTCGTTCCCAAACAGTGTAAACGACTTACCACTTCCAGCTTCCCCATAACTAATTATACTCACATCATAGCCATCATATATATCCTTCAAGACAGATTCTGATAGACTTTTGTGAATGTCTACTAATGGTACTCCTACGTCGTACACCTTTTCAAAGTTGAATATGCTCTCATCTGCAAAATTGGTAATCGGGTAATGAATAATCgtattattttcttgtaaaGTGAAATGCCTTACCTGTTTCACCACATCCTGTGTATCAGCGCTACGCTGTTTTTCTAACTCTGCTAACTTCTCCTTATTTGCAGTGGCCAGTCTTACAACTGCAGTCACTGGACTTGGCTCAATAGGCTTCGCAGTCAACGAAATGAGATCCGACGGAAGCCTTTCAGTATCTTTAGAACCCAAACTCCAATGCATAACCATCGTAACTCTCTATGATCTTGTATCAATGCGGGCCCTGTAAGTACTTATTCAATGTCCCTTATTAAGTGTAAATCACTCCGCCGACTCGCCACTGGTTCACTATAAGTATCAATTACCAGCAATGGTACGGGATATTTATACTTGGAACTAAACCGATCTAAAATATAAACCTATTGAGGCTACAGTTTTGACCAAAACAATGCGATTTACTGTACTTCAACTTTCACTTATGTCTTCCCCCCGTATTTTTGACTTTTTATGGAAACCTTCGCTGGTGAACGATTTTTCCTCGCCAGCGAAGTTCAACTGTTGTcatattttcttgtaaaAATGAAACATATATTGTTAAGTTGAGAGACTGTTTGAGTGTAGGAGTGCTTGATGGTAGGTAGCGATAGACTATATTAAGTTGAGTTCTTTTGCCATTTATGTATGTACTTTTAGATTATTATATGTACTATGGTAGGTAGCGTTACGAAATGTTCTCCAGAAACGCAATTAAGCTATGGGGAGGTAAATCACTACAATTTGATGTGATAGAATACAAACGGTTCATAATCTGCGTCCACCAAGTTTGCGTATTGGTGTAAGGACGTGTCGTCTTTGCTAATCTTACCCTTCTTGTCTCTAGCGAAAGCATTTCCACCTAGGAATCCAAACGCATCTACTAGCTCTTGCTTACATTTAGTTACATTCTTTGGGGGTACTGCGATGATCTTAATTATGAAATGTGGAGGAAGCCCATAACGCAACACAGACTCCACGTAGACACGCAGGGCTTTGATGTGGAACCATATCACGAATACGTCGACGAACGCTGTCTTAGCTAATCTTACCAATTGGATACGTAGAGATTGTTCCAAACTTGCTGCTGAATCATGTTCCCTTTTCAATTGATCTATCAGCTCCTCGCTATAGTTAAATTCTCTAGGTATAAACTTCTTCTCTCTGGCTGCCGTGGTAAATTCTTGTGCATTTCTCTTGAATAGGTGGACATTGTACAAGATGTAGTCATCATCCTTTGCAATTATACCAGCAGATCCCGGAACTACATTTTTACTCAAAGTCTCATAGGTCTTCTCAAAATCGGCTTTCAAGTTCTTTGGTACAGCAATTAACACAGTGGTCAAGTACTCAGAGTCTAGGATGAAATCGTCAGATTTAACAATATCGTGTAGGGATCTTACCGACAAGTCTCCtgtcttctttctctctgCTGCAGCCAGATTGGACTTTGCGTTTGTGTAGTTTGTGTAAGTTGCTCTAACATCAAGATCTAGCTGTGATGCTTCGTCTGACAAATTGCTCATCAATTCCTTGATTGATTTATCAAGCTTGAATTTCCTTGTTTGCCATTCAAAATGTTCTAGATACTCCGGAATCGGCATATTGTTAATAGGTATAGTCTTATAATCGTTAGTAGATGCCTCATTCATACCAGATAAAATTTCGACAATCTTGGAAACCGATGACCCGACCTGGTTATCTATCTTACTCAAGTCCTCAGACTCCACTAGCAAATTGTCCAGAGAACCAATTTTAAACTCAGGTATCTTGAAATCAGACACGAACGTCCTGCCTCCAAGTAAGTTATTCTTCAGCCATGTGTCTACATCAGCTTGACCACTAGCAGGCTTCGCATTTCCTGGCAACGACACCAGAAAGAAATCATTAGCAGTGTACAACGCAGTAGCCATTTCTTTATAGTAGTTGATTTCTAGTCCTATGCACCGGAAAAGGAGAAGTGGGAATAATGCCTGTACTAGTATCAAAAACCAATTCAGTAAAGTTCTATTGAGAACTATACGATCTAGCAATAATTGACTTGCTTAG
This window of the Nakaseomyces glabratus chromosome L, complete sequence genome carries:
- the VMA5 gene encoding H(+)-transporting V1 sector ATPase subunit C (CAGL0L05126g~Ortholog(s) have role in calcium ion transport into cytosol and cytosol, fungal-type vacuole membrane, plasma membrane localization) gives rise to the protein MATALYTANDFFLVSLPGNAKPASGQADVDTWLKNNLLGGRTFVSDFKIPEFKIGSLDNLLVESEDLSKIDNQVGSSVSKIVEILSGMNEASTNDYKTIPINNMPIPEYLEHFEWQTRKFKLDKSIKELMSNLSDEASQLDLDVRATYTNYTNAKSNLAAAERKKTGDLSVRSLHDIVKSDDFILDSEYLTTVLIAVPKNLKADFEKTYETLSKNVVPGSAGIIAKDDDYILYNVHLFKRNAQEFTTAAREKKFIPREFNYSEELIDQLKREHDSAASLEQSLRIQLVRLAKTAFVDVFVIWFHIKALRVYVESVLRYGLPPHFIIKIIAVPPKNVTKCKQELVDAFGFLGGNAFARDKKGKISKDDTSLHQYANLVDADYEPFVFYHIKL